ATCATCAATTATTCGTCGAGCGCCTGGCTCACGGGCGCAATGAATCTCGCGGCCTATTCGACTTCGAAAGCAGGCGTTCTCGGCCTGACCAAATCGTTGGCGCGCGATCTCGGCGTCCACAATATCCGCGTCAACGCCATTATTCCGGGCTGGATCATGACGCAGCGCCAGCTTGATCTGTGGCTGACGCCCGAAGCCGAAAAAAAACTGATGGAACGGCAGTGCCTGAAGCACAAACTGCATCCGGCGGACTGCGCGCGGATGACGCTGTTTCTGGCCTCTGACGACGCCTCCGGCATCACCAGCCAGAGCTTCATCGTCGATGGCGGTAGGCTCTAGGCGGACGTACTACGTCTCCGCCGCCTTGGCCTGATCCCACAGCGCGTCCATTTCGGCGAGTGTGGCATCCTGTGGCTTCCGGCCTTGTGACGCCAGCGCGGCCTCGATGGCGGTGAAGCGGCGTTCGAATTTGGCGTTGGTGGCGCGCAGGATCGCTTCCGGGTCGGCGTCGAGATGCCGCGCCAGATTGACCACGGCGAACAGGAGATCGCCGACTTCGGCAGCGGCTTTCTCGTTCTCGGCGCGATCGAGCTCGGCCTCGATCTCGTCGGCCTCTTCGCGAATCTTGGCGAGCACCGCGCGCGGATCGTTCCAGTCGAAGCCGACGCGGCCGGCCTTCTGCTGCAGCTTCAGGGCGCGGGTCAATGCGGGCAGGGCGACCGGCACGCCATCAAGGGCACTCGCCGGCTTGTCGCTGACCGCGACGCCTT
The Pseudolabrys sp. FHR47 genome window above contains:
- the mazG gene encoding nucleoside triphosphate pyrophosphohydrolase, producing MKPSRDISRLIEIMAALRTPVTGCPWDLEQNFATIAPYTIEEAYEVADAISRNDLVDLRDELGDLLLQVVFHARMAQEQGAFDFGGVVDAVTSKMIRRHPHVFADADGKTAAHVKDLWEDIKQREKAAKAAAKGVAVSDKPASALDGVPVALPALTRALKLQQKAGRVGFDWNDPRAVLAKIREEADEIEAELDRAENEKAAAEVGDLLFAVVNLARHLDADPEAILRATNAKFERRFTAIEAALASQGRKPQDATLAEMDALWDQAKAAET